The following coding sequences lie in one Mycobacterium sp. DL440 genomic window:
- a CDS encoding IclR family transcriptional regulator — protein MRNDSGIGVLDKAVGVLHTVAESPCGLAELCERTGLPRATAHRLAAGLETHRLLARDGDGRWRLGPALTELASHVNDPLLAAGAAVLPRLREITGESVQLYRREGQSRVCVVALEPPAGLRDTVPVGTHLPMTAGSGAKVLLAYADPATQQAVLPAAKFTDRALAEVRKRGWAQSAAEREPGVASVSAPVRDGRGAVIAAVSVSGPIDRMGRRPGARWAADLLAAADALTRRL, from the coding sequence TGCTGCACACCGTGGCCGAGTCACCGTGCGGGCTGGCCGAACTCTGCGAGCGGACCGGCCTCCCCCGGGCGACCGCGCACCGGCTGGCCGCGGGACTCGAAACCCACCGGCTGCTGGCCCGTGACGGCGACGGACGCTGGCGTCTCGGCCCGGCACTGACCGAATTGGCCTCCCACGTCAACGATCCGCTGCTGGCGGCTGGGGCCGCGGTCCTGCCCCGCCTGCGCGAGATCACCGGCGAGAGCGTCCAGTTGTACCGGCGCGAGGGCCAATCACGAGTCTGTGTGGTGGCGTTGGAACCCCCGGCCGGCCTTCGCGACACCGTGCCGGTGGGCACCCACCTACCGATGACCGCCGGCTCGGGGGCCAAAGTTCTACTCGCCTACGCCGACCCGGCCACCCAGCAGGCTGTACTGCCGGCGGCCAAGTTCACCGACCGCGCGCTGGCCGAGGTACGCAAACGGGGCTGGGCACAGAGCGCCGCCGAACGTGAGCCGGGGGTGGCCAGCGTCTCGGCGCCGGTGCGTGACGGCCGGGGTGCCGTGATTGCCGCGGTGTCGGTGTCCGGACCGATCGACCGCATGGGCCGCCGGCCGGGGGCCCGCTGGGCGGCCGATCTTCTGGCCGCGGCCGACGCGCTGACCCGCCGGCTGTGA